The Anas acuta chromosome 2, bAnaAcu1.1, whole genome shotgun sequence genomic interval CATACATGACCTGCTCTATGATACTGCAGCAACTCTGcaaaaatagcctttttttttccctccgtAATATAAAATAAGTTGCGATAAATCACTCCCTTTGCATTTGCTGGTGTTAGCACGTTGAAGGGAGCAGTGCATGTACCGCAGCGTTAACCACTGTGAGCATTGTGGTTGATAATGGCAGTGCTTGCAAAGATGAATCACCAGCAGGGAAAGGagttcaaagggaaaataataataacaaaaaaaaacctagcAAGACCAACTGCCAAAAAACAAACCCGAAACAAATTGCACCAGAAAGAATATCCAGAGAAGAAACAGGAGTGTTACTGGGAAGAACAGCATGTTTTCTGCCATACCCTAATTTAAATATGTTGCTCTCTTGTTTAGATGTGACCTTATTAATCGTGACCTAAAAATACATTACTGAATAACGGGATACTTGGgattttcattgaaaatatatgctttccttcattttttttcactgcttcaAATGTTGGCTGTACAGCTTCctacaaaacagcttttcacgCATCAGAAGATCTTATGAATCTTTATGGAGTTctgtatttcacattttcttaacCCTTGCCCCACTAGAACAAACGATTGCCTGAGGAAGGATTATCCTTATTTGTGCTTTCCTACCATTGACTATTCTGGGCCCCCAAACTCTGTGGGGGCCTTCACAAGAATGCTTTCATACAAATCATGTCTGTCACCTCTCACtgacagcaaagcaaagaaatacacCACCTTAACACACAGgacagaataaaacagaactCCAAAACAGGAATAATCCCCTAGCTTACCACCCAAAGCTAAGAAGGCAAGTCTTAGCCTTCTTTCTAGCAAGGCCGAAATACTCCAGTTAGGTGCTAAGTATTGCATGGGGAGACAGAGGGAAACTTTGCCAATGGACTAGATGACTTGCTACATTTTAATAGCTTTATGAATTGTTAAAAAGCTCTTCCCCTCAGAACGATTCCATGTGCTGAGCACACAGCATCGGCAGCAGCACGCGTCCCTCCAATTTCAGTATTCTACTTGAATACAAGACAGGCCTGGAAAAGAGAGGACAAGCACAGGGGCTTCTGAGGAAGAAGTCACCTTCTTTACAACTTCATAAGGGTCAAGGCTCAAAGAACACGAGGGCCACTCCACAGCCATTCTCTCAATCAGCCAGCCAGATAGAAAATCACAAGCAAAGTGCTCAATTCCTACAGTGTTGCTTTTGCTACTTCCTTCACTTTCACATCTTCTATGAAGAGTAGGTTATGGACTACATTAACCAGAGGCTaaaagtttgctttgttttgtttttctgtgctccAGCATAACATCTGTCAGCCACTTTTTCTCTCAATAGCTGAGAGCaacctttgcttttatttaggAAATGGTAGATATGAAGAGCTGGAAACCAAAATAAACACTATAACCTGATGTTTAAAGCTGTTACATTTTTTCAAGAATACCCAATGAAAGAAGACCCGGAACACCTTAAATTTCAAAGGATATTAGGGTATTCTGAGAGAAAATATGGTCACATTTTAGAACACTGTGTATGTCTGAAAGTCACAAAAGTCAGGATTACCTACAAATGAACAGTACCGTTCTGCCCTTGGCAGACTCTACCAGTGTTTCCCTAAATGTTCAGCATCAAAGTGTGTTCCCTATCAGCTGGGCACCTATCCTGTCACTGTACATTCACATTAAAACACCCTCTTTCCAGTGCGCATTACTTAGAAATGTGCTCAGTCAGACTGACTCTGCCACTTTATGCTCTATGGTGAATTAGGAAAGGGTCTGTTAAAGGATGATACAGGCCACTCTTTTGTGATGGTCTGCAGTTTTCTCTCccaatacattttctttttatttagcaCTTCCATTTTTATCCTGTGTTCCTCTTCGGCCATCTCACACTCTCTTtctatttgctgtatttttgccACATGAACTTCATTCATTTGGATTAACTGCAGTTGCAAAATTGACATTTGCTGATGATGCTCTTCCTCGTGCATCTTTTTCAGAGCACTTTCCTGAGACGCTTTACTTCTGTAGTTCTTATCCGCTGCTATTCTGACATCAGAACACGAAGGCTCAGGTTGCGAGGTACCTTCACACACTGGGAAATGTACcagctccttctcttcctcacaAAGTTCTCTACTTGAGATGACAAATGactctgtaaaacagaaaagaagaagtATTATAGTATACCCCTCTTCTTCTTCAAGAAACATAAACTTGTGATAATATCTAGAGGTGTATACATCTAAACCTTATGCTTCTGTACCAGAATAGAGCAGTCACTACATGATGCTGTCCTATTATAGAGTACTGAGTGCATACTGATCTGAACTGAACCATTCTGGGCTTTGCTGATAGCCCTCCAGGCTGTAATGGGAGCTCAGTACACTAAAGCGAGTGTAGACATTTTTAAGTGGGCACCTAAAGTTAGGTGGCTGAGCCTGGAGCTGAACCTTAATGCAGATGTTTAAGCCAAATCTGTATGTGACCTGCAATCATTTCCTGAAAGGTCTGAGTGTCAGGTAAAGAGTCGCATCTACATTAACACCAACAGACTATGGAAATAGGGGGAAGGCCACTACTTCCTCCTTCCTCGTCATTTCTGCATATACCATAAACACAGTGTTGtatattttctggaaaacaattaTATTATTCTAATTTCAACAAGATTCTACTTGttctactgaaataaaagaaactacTCATGGAATATAATAGCAACCACTGCAATTTATTGTCTTTACTTATGGTAAACGCAATCACgaaagagaaaatgtaagaaTGTTATCTAACAATGCAATTACTCTTGTCTTCTTAGCAAAAAAAGTCTTATGTGGACATTCTCCAAGAAAGGACTGTAGGTATTTTCCCTTATACTCTTGTACTATTCTTTCATTGTATGCTTGCCAAACTAAGCAGAATACAgtactcaatttttttttttcaaaaatgccaTTCTCCAATGTGGACTGCAGTGTGAAATATGACTCTACTCTTTTTAGTCCTTCTTGAACACAAAGGAGGGAAGACCTGCAGGGAACTCTTGCAGCAGATAGTTGTGTATCAATTTGCTGCTGgtggattgttttgtttttattgctcaGGCCTTTTCCCAACAAAATGACACTTTACAAAGGATCAAAATATCCTTGGGACCCTTCTGTTCTCTGTAAAGCCAGTGTGATGCCTGCTGTGATGCTCATTCCAAAGCAGAAGATATGTCAAAAACTGATTTagataacaacaaaaaatagactAAGATCTCAGTTTAACTCTTGGGGGCCTAGGGAAATAGACAGAGTCTTGTAATATCACAGCtctgaaattacttttctgtaacCAGCAGTCACAGCTAAGTGGATAGATTTAGATTGCTGAAAAAGAATCACTGGCAAAAccacagacaaaagaaaactaCATGCATCATCACAACAACATTTATACCTTGACTAGAAGCATCGGGGTGATATTCCGAATCTTCTTCTGGTGGGCTCTGCAAAAAGTACATTTGCTCAGGCATTATGCTGGCAATCTTCTCCTTCCCTATGATGTGAGTATTTATAAGTGGACTAATACTTCTTTTTACCTTCTCCCGTCTTTCATGTGCCATTATCTTTTTTGTCCGTGCCTTGATATTCTCCCAGCATTTCTTTAGCTGTTTGAAGTCTCGCAGTGATACACTGGGCTGCGAATTGTATTCGTGAGCTAGAGCTTGCCAGGTGCGTTGTTTCAGGGCAATAGTTCTTGCATCACTTTTTTTACACTCAAGTACATATTTGTACTTTTCAACCAGTGCAAGCAGCACACTCTTCTCCACTTCTGAGAAGTATTTAGCAGGCTTTATGATTTCGTTttgcattttctactttttctccaGGAAGCCAAAAATCCTATGAAAACAATGttgaaaacaaagagaaaaaataacacataTTAGAACTGGTTACATTATCAAGTAATCGTGTTTCAGCAAACAACTCCTAAATATAACTTCTGATTGCAAAACTCTTCCTTATCTAGAAAAGCTTGGGCATACTTCTACGGTAAATAACAAAGCATTCAGGTTAGATAGCATAATTATAGGCTGGTTTCTATTGCTACTTTAGTGGCTACACAGTTCCATAAGAAGTATATGTTAATGAGAAGAGGCTTCCTGCCTTTGTTATATTTTGTCTTGATAGAAAATTGTTGGTGTTCAATTTACTTAGTAACTTGTTTTTAACACCTTGTTTTTCTACTCATTAACACTCAGAAAGTTTTCAAAGCCCTGAACCGTGGAACAAGTTCTGAAATCCAGCCCTTGATCACTTCTGGTTTAAATCTCAAGTTGTCTTCAGCAGGTTTGTCTTCCCTTGGGTACACAAAACACCCTCTTCTGTCCCTGTTGGATAGGCATAactgattttttccttatattctttctgttttacttcaAACTTCtataagaaattatatttaaaagatcTCTTCTTAAAGACTTAGGATAGTTTGGTTCTCCCCTATGCTCAGCCCTTCTGGACGGACATCCAGCAGTGAGCAGGATCCTGGGCAGGATCTCACTCCCTCTCTAACTGTGCAGCCCCAATTACTTTCAAGCCTTGGGCAGAAACTTCTGAATAATTATGTACAAAAAGAAGAAGTGTTACTGTCTTAGCTCACATTACTTCTGGTTTTACTCATAAAACTCAGGGACGGAACGTGCATCATTGGTTCATGTTGCTAACAGTCTAGAACTCTTTCCCCGAATGATTTTTCTAGTATTTTGCCTACTGTTTCTACTCCCTCAATGTTACCTGATGATTCAATAGATGTCACAGTCAGATTTCCTATTTTTTggtccaaatattttttttccataactcCACTGCACTAGCATTCTCTTTGTGCCATCCTTGTAATTCCTGTCCTCCAAATGTCTAAATACTTACACTTATTCTCACCTTTTCCAGTGAAGGCAACTATACTCACAAAGAAAGCGAACAGACAAGTTAATATCGAAATGAGTTAATATCAAAACCATCTCTCACATGAGAACAGGGATATTCTCAAGTAACACATGATAAAGGTCATTATAATCCATATGATAAAACCCAGAAAAACAAGAGGATCTGAGGGACATTGCAGGCTGTTGAAGAAAGCACAGAATAGCAAAGCTGAAATAAAGTGAATAGAAAATAGTAATAGTCTGAGTTTAAGAAACTACAGCATACAATTAAGTATTGCTAAGTCACTTGCAGCAGCTAATTTGTACCCCTAGTGAAAAAGAAGCAACGAGCACCCAgttctgtgctttatttctctCAGTGCTTAACTGCACATCGACTGGACACTTGGAACTTGGAACAGATCCTGGCTAGTCCCAGTTCTGCGCTCTGTGCTGGTGTCATGGGAGAGCTGGAGCTTTTGGAGCAGACAGAATTTAGTGGACAAAGGGCATGGATCCATAGGGAACCAGGCTTTGTTAGTTCTGCTGCTCACAGATCAGCTTGTTCCGGGGTCAGAGAAGGATGAGGTCTGGGTGTTAGGAAGATGGTTCCCAGATCCACTGTCTCCTCCTTCACACTCTACCAAGTTATTTATCAGCCTCTGTGAAAACTTGGGCACTGCATGTGTTGGTGAGCAGGAATTCTCAAGCACCTATAATCTCAGAGTACAAACTATGTGCGTGTAAACAATGTTTGAAGTATCACATACCAATCATTATTATAACGCCTAGGTCTGATACACAGAAGAGGACATCTGCTGCAGAAGttccttaaataaaataataaataaaccaacaaGTCAAGAAATGAgcaatctaaaataaaaataatgcaaactgGGAACTTGGCTCCATGAAACAGCTCTCAAAACCCGTAGAGTAAAAAAGACCTATAATGAAATGGGCTCTATCTGCTAATTGATTTTACTTAGGTACTTACTGTACCATTCCAAACCATTGAGCTGCTTTGGGCAGCTGCTTCAGTGAAATTCTTGGGACTAAATATTGATGTTTCAATCTGTCTTAGCCTTAGGTTCAATGAGAGGCAGAACAGAAAGCAATCCCTCCGGCAAGTCATAAGATCCAATAGCTGATGACCCCAAAGAGCCAGGATCAGAGGTTTCATGGGTCTTCCACTGAGGCATGTAAATCTTGCTTCTAGCTTTGGAAGGGTGCGAGAAACTCAGACTAAAAATAGTGATATTTATGTGTAGAAGATCACTTTAATTAGCAGAACAATGGATTTTCAGGAACTTTGGAGACTTAAGTTCAAAATATTAAACTTAATAATACCTGGACTTCTAGATTCCAGGTGCTAAATAAAGGTGCTAAATATTTGGCTACAAAGACTGTCAGAGATCAACTGATATcagcaaacatttaaatatttccaaatgtaacttcatatatatttaaaccCTATATATTAGGATAAAAGCTCATCTTTCCTGGTTGCTGCCACAGCAAACCCCTAAGTATCACATTAATACCCCATTATCACTCATTGATGTTATTTTTACTGTGATAGGATCTGAGATTCCTGAGTCATAAGCTCAGACGGTGTACGTTTAAGAGGGGAAACATAGGTTCTACTCTGAGAAAAATACAAGagcctttcccttccccatACACATTCCTAACTACTTTTCCTAGACATGCACACTGCACTGGTGTCCTTTCCATGACAAAGCTAGGATTATGATTAGGATGCATAAAAGACCTCAAGAATTGCTGAAAGCAGTTTAATGCCCTTaatacagagggaaaaaatgaaaattcttgaAGCTTCTTTTCAAGCTGTTACACACTCAGCCTGCTTACTTCATTATATGAAAGCCCATTTTCAATAAGGTAAGTTGAAAGCACTCTGAGATGTCAGAAAATTTACAGCACTGAGGATTTGCAGCAAAATACTACCGTGCATTTGTATTCACCCTTTTCTTTATGGATATCAATCACCTTTTGACAGCCCACTGGCTCCTCACTGGAATACAAGAAAGGACTCTcacaaagtgaaataatttccatttcGAGGCTGAAAGATCCTTCCAAGATGTATGCCCAGTATAAAATTTAGCACATAAGAATCTGTGTTGAAATGGAAGCAGTTTATTGCATATAGCTCACGCAAAAAAACAGGATTGATTTGGGAATGTGATTTAGGAATGTGACTGCACATGAGGACAGCTGCACTGTAaattcaaagaaacaaagaactgaAAGCTTCTCACACTCTTACAGGTGCTCAGGCTGTTAGACTGTCCTATGCAGTAAGGAATCACTTTACCCTAATTATCTTCTTTGGCACAGCTCCACTCATaacttgctttaaaacaaatcagtGTCCTAAGTACCTCTCTCACACAAACCTctatcactttaaaaataacaaaaatatttcccaatTCCTGACACTTTGAAATGCTGTGTGGCGTTCTGCTCCTGAAGACTATAAAGGATGGACTGTGCTCTGCTGGAAgaatatattggaaaaaaaatatgcaagtgAAGCAATGTACATATGTTCAGGAGTATGTAAATGTGTATTATTTTGCTTGCACACATCTAAACACACACTCAAACTCCAACCAgttacaaaacacattttgaaaaagaaaatcacttcaCATTGGCACATGGGAGCATGTTCAGaccctgaaatatttctttaggcATGAGAAATGCAAGGAGAAAATTATGATGGAAGCCTTAACCCAAATGTGGAGGTTactctactgaaaaaaaaagataacagtTTGCTAGCAAACTGTAGTCATTTACGGTGTGAAAATGCAATTCATTCGCCAATGCTAACAGGATTGCTATCAGAAATAGTTAAagacttaaataaaaaaagtaaatgtatttATCCAACTTAAATTACGGATGAAGTATGAAGCGTAATCAGCGATTTACAGCACTGGTAGCCAGTCATAAACACTGTCCTTTTCATCCAGTGTCTGTATGAAAAGACAAGTGTCTGGATGAAAGAAAGGCATGGGAACGCAATGACCAAATCCCGGTACAACAACAGGTTTATGTTTCATGTGGAGaatgggagaagcagcagcaaacagcctccttcttcctcAAGCGTTAGGTTTTCCTCGCAGAGCATCCTTCCATCGGGCTGCTCCAGGCCTGACCCTGCCTACCTTGAGATGGGCAATCACTAGGGGATTAGATGCACATTACAAACATGAATGAGACCTGCAAGGAGAACGTGTCACATGCAATcggttaaaaaaataaaatgaaataaaaaataattaaaaaaatgcagtggagTGCTTTTTATCTGTTGTAATGCAAATTCGTAATTATCACGGACTGTccagcaaatgaagaaaaccaGCTCTTAGTTACAATTCACAGGGTTTTGCCTGCATTTCTTCTGGTGCATGTTATCTACGTgcaatgtattattattattttttcaatacaTGTCACATTGCACAGGCACAGACGGGCTGATCCTGGCATTCCCTGAGGCTATTTTACACGGGTCACCCCGGCGCCTATGGAGGCCACCCGAAACGGTCCGTGGCACAGAAAGGTGAGGGCTGCAGGTTGCTATTCCCACAGACCGCCCCAAATCCCCCTGCGATTCCCCAAaaagaggcagaggcaggaccccccccccccccccacacacacaccccggGCTTGCCGCCCCCCAAGCGGCGCTTGCCTTTAGGATCTCCTCGCTCGCTCCCCTGGTGCCGGAGCTCCTGGCTCGACAAAGAAGGACGCTCCACCCAGGGCGGACATGCGGGTTGAGGAACATCTGAGGGAGGGAGGcaagcagggaaggaggagggagggagggaaggaaagaaggaaggagggagacCCGCCGTGCCCGGCCCCACAACCAGGGCGGCGTTCCCGGGGACGAGCCCACCCCTCTGCTGCGGGCTGGCAACAAAGCACcgccacctccctccctccctccgtccCTCCCTCGTCTCCTCACGGCACCAGCTCGGGCTCTGCCTCCCACAGCGCTCCCAGCGGCGGTCCCGGGGCTCTCCGTGCCGCCAGGGCCCTGCCACCGCCGCCACCTtccccgctgtccccccgctgtggcggcggggagcggccgccATGTGGCGGCCCTGAGGCGGGCggcgcagccccggggccgggggggagaTCGGCGGCCGC includes:
- the MSANTD3 gene encoding myb/SANT-like DNA-binding domain-containing protein 3 isoform X1, coding for MQNEIIKPAKYFSEVEKSVLLALVEKYKYVLECKKSDARTIALKQRTWQALAHEYNSQPSVSLRDFKQLKKCWENIKARTKKIMAHERREKVKRSISPLINTHIIGKEKIASIMPEQMYFLQSPPEEDSEYHPDASSQESFVISSRELCEEEKELVHFPVCEGTSQPEPSCSDVRIAADKNYRSKASQESALKKMHEEEHHQQMSILQLQLIQMNEVHVAKIQQIERECEMAEEEHRIKMEVLNKKKMYWERKLQTITKEWPVSSFNRPFPNSP
- the MSANTD3 gene encoding myb/SANT-like DNA-binding domain-containing protein 3 isoform X2; amino-acid sequence: MQNEIIKPAKYFSEVEKSVLLALVEKYKYVLECKKSDARTIALKQRTWQALAHEYNSQPSVSLRDFKQLKKCWENIKARTKKIMAHERREKSPPEEDSEYHPDASSQESFVISSRELCEEEKELVHFPVCEGTSQPEPSCSDVRIAADKNYRSKASQESALKKMHEEEHHQQMSILQLQLIQMNEVHVAKIQQIERECEMAEEEHRIKMEVLNKKKMYWERKLQTITKEWPVSSFNRPFPNSP